GGAATAGTCCGAGGGCGAGGTAGAATAGGCCGGCGTGCGACTCGGGCGCCACATTTAGCAGGAGACATATCTCGTCGTATGAGTGGATGTATTTGGAGAGGGTAAGATAAATGTCCTTGCTTTGAGTAGGCGACAGCCGTTGCATCCGTAAGCGGTCGTGCATGTGTGCCAAGTCTAGTCCCTTTAGAGGTCGAACCGTGTATACTTGCGCGAGGTCCTGTACCTGAGTGTTAGTGGTAGTTCATTGATGGCGGCTAGATGAAGGCGTACCTGAATGTAGCTGTAGTAGCTTCGCGTGTTTCGCCAGCCCTCGATTCGAGTCACATTTCCGGCGAGTTCCTTATTTTTCGCCGCGTCATCTGACCAGACATAGCCGTGGCCGCTGGCGCCGGGAAGTGTCATCCCTTGGTCCTCGCTACCAATGTACAATGCACTTGCTCCGTACACGCTTTCCTCAAACTGGGCTGCAATGCGTGTAAATTTATTGACCCAATCCCTCCATTTGGCTCGAATCACTCTCTCGCCATGACGTATGGCGATACTCTTCAAAATATCGGCCATGAATGCTCCATCGCCCGTGAGATCCTGGCTGTTGTTCGTGTTGCCACTGGCAATAGTCGCCAATGTTGGATTCTGCTGCTGAAAGTATAGCAAACCCTCAGTGACGGCAGCCGGTTCGATCTTGCTGCTAATCTTGATACGACCGCTTGGCAGGTCGCAGAGTATGTCCCACCACTCAGGGTGCATTTCGAAAGTTGGATTGGTGACACCAGCAATAAATCCGGGGACATTCAATAGATCGTCGATTTTGGTCAGGTCGGTATAGGGAAATGCATGCCGAGTGAACCCTCGCAATAACCCGCCAGACGCAAGTGCACAGGCAGCCAGTACAGCTTCTGCAACTTCGCCTGATGGCATGTTGTGGCCCAAGAAAATGATTCGCTTTTGTGTTAATAGCCCGTTGACCAAGACAATGATGGGATGCGTGCCTGAGCCGTTCGTGGTCAAGTGAGGATGAAGTGCAAACGGCTGTGGTGACTTTGCGTGCGTCTCGGAAAAGTTCTGGATGAGCTTGATCAAGGAGAAGTCGCCAACGGTCTCGGGCATAACGGCTGTGGGGACCTTGATGGGAATAGGAATTCCTTTGTACATGACTTTGCTCTCAAACTCATGCGTGTCTCTAGGCACAGAGTATAGCGCCTGGCTTCCACCCTCGACGTGAGCTTTCGTACCGGCTCGAGATATGCCCTGTGGTTTAGCAGGACTCCTTGAATCATCAACCTGTCCGTCTGCCAACCCGTCTGCCCTGTCTTCGACCAATCTTATCTGTATCATCTGCTCAAACTTTTCCACAAACAGGTCTCGGTTTTCACTAGCTAACAAGAGATGTCTCTCGAGGATGCTGAGCCGCGGCATAAGCGACAGGTCCATGGCGTTGACGGCGTCGTAAAGCATAGAAAGGGTTTCAGGGACCGGTGACTTGAAATATTCCTCCAGCGCAAGTAAGAGCAGGGGCTAAACAGGCAAACACTCCATTAGTTAGATGTATCTTTGGAAGATGGACAGATCAGCTCACCTTGTAAATGTGTAAAAATGGATGCCGCGTGCAAATagccatggccttgacaaTCGCACCACGCTTCACAGACTTGTCATGTTTGGTATTCACGAGGTTCAAGACATAAATCAATGGCGGCCCTTCTCCGCCTTCAGGCTCGCTATCAGTCGACTCGTCATCCaaatcatcgtcttcatcatcctctatatcttcatcgtcgtcatcgtcaaatACATCCCCGTCGTCAGCTTCCGTGACAACTCCCGCGGCTCTGTTTCTCCGCCTTCTGCGTAATTGTCGCCTACGCTCCTTTGCCTGCCTCTCAgcatcctcttcttcctgaCTGGTGTCTTTGTGCAAGAAGAATATGGTCCAGTCTTGATTTCGAGCATGTGCTTGATCGGGAAGCATAAGTTCTGCCAGCATGTTCTCGTCTCCGGTGATGGCGACTGGATACTGGTGTTCCATTACTGGACCCCGGTCAATGTCGAACGAAGCCACCAGGATATATTCGACATGATTATCGGCTGACCCTCGGGGGTACTGCGATTTGAGCTTTCTCGATGATCGGGCGTCCGCTCCTAATCTTCGTGGAGCTGACAAGCTCGAGTGCTGAGATGATGGGGCCAGCGATGGCGTTTTGGACTTGGAACTCGGGTCCGAGGTGTGGTCGGTGTCGGTCACGGGCAGCTGGGGCGACCGCGCCTGACGAGAGGTTTGTGACATTTGTGAGGGGGATCGTGACGATGGAAATGATGCGAGAGATGCTCGTTGGTTGGATAAGGAACCATTCGACTGGTTG
The genomic region above belongs to Pochonia chlamydosporia 170 chromosome 2, whole genome shotgun sequence and contains:
- a CDS encoding protein mesA (similar to Aspergillus niger CBS 513.88 XP_001388933.1), with amino-acid sequence MATALPYVNRQNGMNNQSNGSLSNQRASLASFPSSRSPSQMSQTSRQARSPQLPVTDTDHTSDPSSKSKTPSLAPSSQHSSLSAPRRLGADARSSRKLKSQYPRGSADNHVEYILVASFDIDRGPVMEHQYPVAITGDENMLAELMLPDQAHARNQDWTIFFLHKDTSQEEEDAERQAKERRRQLRRRRRNRAAGVVTEADDGDVFDDDDDEDIEDDEDDDLDDESTDSEPEGGEGPPLIYVLNLVNTKHDKSVKRGAIVKAMAICTRHPFLHIYKPLLLLALEEYFKSPVPETLSMLYDAVNAMDLSLMPRLSILERHLLLASENRDLFVEKFEQMIQIRLVEDRADGLADGQVDDSRSPAKPQGISRAGTKAHVEGGSQALYSVPRDTHEFESKVMYKGIPIPIKVPTAVMPETVGDFSLIKLIQNFSETHAKSPQPFALHPHLTTNGSGTHPIIVLVNGLLTQKRIIFLGHNMPSGEVAEAVLAACALASGGLLRGFTRHAFPYTDLTKIDDLLNVPGFIAGVTNPTFEMHPEWWDILCDLPSGRIKISSKIEPAAVTEGLLYFQQQNPTLATIASGNTNNSQDLTGDGAFMADILKSIAIRHGERVIRAKWRDWVNKFTRIAAQFEESVYGASALYIGSEDQGMTLPGASGHGYVWSDDAAKNKELAGNVTRIEGWRNTRSYYSYIQDLAQVYTVRPLKGLDLAHMHDRLRMQRLSPTQSKDIYLTLSKYIHSYDEICLLLNVAPESHAGLFYLALGLFHQDREVRLKTSELLSRVAEHEAGQHWWKGLSRFEKLAYERIRREVDVEMRAKLEKEGLSPSIERRIS